The sequence ttatgtaaaaaatttgatcacaatccaaattcagacagtatcaagcttgaatattgtgaccaaatttgcccacactgttcagggttcgaccacTGGGGTCGTATatagctgcgccctgcggagcacctggtttTTCCTGAAAAGGGCAGGGCGTTTAGAAAACAAGGCAGGGCGCCATACCATGCCAAAGCCCCCTTGTAGgaaatactacatgtattttatgtaaatatgtcTCTAATGCATATGTAATTTCAGTATtgcttttgaataaaattaatgtgGCTAATTGAAACACtaagtttataaaatttcaacaaaacaactgaatgtcaaaatttttaaccttaattttctcaaaaacAAGTACAGTATCCTATATGCTTCATTTCATGGCAATTTAATATGAAACTGCATTGACTCTCCTTAAATGTGTtttcttaaacatgttatacatgatttgcataatttacatgatttttaGTTCACCTGGACCGAAGGgttgtgagcttttctcatcacttggcttCCACCGTTGTCGTCGgcggcgtcgttaacttttacaaaaatcttctcctctgaaactactgggccaaatttaaccaatctTGGCCCCAATCATCATTGGtgtatctaattttaaaaatgtgtccgatgacccggcaaaccaaacaagatggccgccatgactaaaaatagaacataggggtaaaatgtagattttggcttatatctctgaaaccaaagcatttagagcaaatctgacatggggtaaaattgtttatcaggtaaagatctatctgacctgaaattttcagatgaatcggaaaactcattgttgggttgcttccattaaattggtaattttaaggaaattttgccgtttttggttattatcttgaatattattatagataaagataaactgtaaacagaaataatgttcagcaaagaaagatctacaaataagtcacctgaccaaaatggtcagttgaccccttaaggagttattgccctttatagtcaattttttacaattttcataaattttgtgaatttttgtaaatttttacaaaatattttcctctttaACTACTGGGCAAAGTTCATTTTAGAtggagataattgtaagcagcaagaatgttcaataaagtaagatctacaaacacatctcACCATCACCAAGATCACAGTTttttcatgaatccatctgtgttcttttgtttgatgtgcacatagaccaaggtgagcgacacaggctctttagatcCTCTAGTTAATATGTACCTGCAGTAACAAGTATCCTggtgtaaattatattttttcttatgtatatttattctttcagatttgaaaatgttatCAGAAGATCTACAAGAATCAGAAACAGAGGAATCACCCGATTTACATTCAAGTCTTCCAGAGTTAAAATTATGGAAAGTGACAAAACTTCAAGAGTGGTTagaaaaacacaaattgaaaaAGTCAGGATTAAAGGAAGTATTGGTAAACCGGGTTTATCGAGCAATGTCTGGTTACATGGATTCAGATCCAGATAGCTCAGATGAGAACTTAGGTGAGGATTTAATTCCTGTACATGAGATTTCAAATTGGAAGACACTAGACTTTAGTGACATTCCAAATGGTTTGGCCTCAAAAGATGTAGACGGTTATTTTCTCTACCAAAAGAACCCTACAACAGGAGCAAGATTGCACTTTGACCGACAAATGAAAAAGGCAAAACGACTATGCAATGAAGGGTTTATCAGAGATATACTATATAGTGATTTATCAGACTTTTGCTATATCAAGTCCAAGTGTTTACCCTCTATGAAACAGTCTGTTAGTATTGGGACATCTGGCATGACTGCcaaattttatagtttaaatGTATGCCTAGGTAGAAAATTTGGAAATATCTTCAATGCTAGATGCAACTGTAAGGCAGGTGGGGCTGGTCTCTGTGCACATGTAGGTGCTTTACTGTATACTTTAGTTAAAACCAAAGATTCATGCACATCAAGTGAGTGTACTTGGGATCGTCCTAGACCTCTGCAGCGAAAGCCAAGTCCTGCAAGAGTCTGCGATATAACTTTTACTAAgacagaaaaagaaacacaaacaaaaaaagtccGACCATATCCTGGAATATACCAAGCTGGACCTATTAAGGAGATTCAGAATGAGACTTTTCTAGATGACATTTTAAAAGGGTTGGAGAATGCATATCCACAGTGTGTTTTATATCAGACACTTAGGTTTGAAAATGCAAATATTGATCCTTTTTTGGAATTGTTCTACCCGGACTATATGTTTTGTGACTTTGTAAATCTCACACGTGATACCTGTGTTAAAGACTTCACACACTTTTTTGACAACCTAAAAGTTACAGATGCAATTAGTCAAACCCTTGAAGAGGGAACAAGAGGTCAAAGTGTCAATACTAATTGGATAAAGGCTCGAAAAAACTTAATAACAGCATCTGTTATGGGAgaagtttataaaagaaaaaagctTGTGCcagacaatttgttgaaaaaaatttgTGGATATGTGACTGTTCCAGATAGGGTCAAGAGCATAAAGTATGGACGCAAATATGAATCGGTTGCTGTAAGTCAGTACATTCAGAAACATACAAAAGAATGTGGAAATACTACAGTCGAGTCTCGTGGACTATTAGTCAACCCCAAATATCCCTTTTTAGGGGCTAGCATCGATTCACTGGTCACTTGCAACAAATGTGGTGTTGGCTTAGTTGAAGTAAAATGTCCGTATGGCTCAGACAGTAAAAAGGAACCATGGAGGAATAAAACTCCAATTGAGTGTGCCAAAGATACCAACTTCTGTTGCAATGAAGTCGATGGACAGCTTGAATTAAAAGACACAAGTAATTATATGTATCAGGTTCAGGGTCAGTTAGGAGTGTATGAACTGAACTGGGTAGATTTTGTAATTTGGACTAAAAAAGGTATCAGTGTAGAGAGAATTAACTTTGATGAATCTACATGGAATTCTATGTTGCAAAAGCTCAAAGAATTTTATATTGGTTGTGTTATACCAGAAATATTTACAAGGAGAGTAGAACGGGGGAAACCACTGTATTAGAATTTAACTTGTTAACTACCATTTTGACTATCAGCAACCtactttaatatacatgtatatccaaaatagctgatataaatataaacagcaataaatgTTCCCCCGACTTTTTTAAAAGGTGGTACTgaacaccttgactaaaatttacttggctcatttaattttcataaaatttttacaaaatattaactttgacactttcatgactttgacaaaaatataaaaatttcaaaaaaacttgaaccacacactttatcagaaaaaaatcattgaatatatagcagtttgacaaatattaattttgatcattgagaagcttataatttttaattcctAGTTATTATTCACACATTTGTCCTTTAGTCTTTTTaatactatcatgactatacggtagttatcatggttatatcATACCACAAACAAATTTTTCTATGACTATTATCTCTCATTTTTTGGCActtgtatacatgtaaatgaaacaaacataaaaacatcCAAAaactttgatcatgttgatggcAATAGTTTATAGCATAAAGCATTATGGAgttattcttttattaaagtaGAAAAGATGTCATTGATGGATGAGTTGGtgttttatattacatgtaagtgGCAAATATTATCTTTATCTATCATGCCTAtggcatgtacatgtatgatattgCAAGTACTCGACATGTCACAGTTTACTcaaaaaatttgtttgtaaacatgaattgttattatatatattattagtaTGGGGCTATGACAGATGTATAAGTTTTACCAAAAACATTGTGGGACGAGCCATTGTTTAATGTAGTTTcaattttgctttattttatcaaagcacttttattttcatgtcgttgaaatgattaatttcttattttaatataagtagcattttcaaattttggaaAGGCTTCAGAGTTTCAGAAACTATATAATAATAACCTCTCACTACACATTTCTTTTATACTGGACCTATATATAAGACTTTCCATTGGTATGTACCAGTTGATTGTGCAGCATTGAGACAAATTAAAGTTTATCTCGAGctcttattcatattttttatttactttggcAATTTCTTATTGaggattattttgatttttgagaCTTTTACattatgatttttgaaattaagtTTTTATGATTTAggaattttaacatttattattttgacatttaaggaataactgtaatattttttctttctatgaagaaataacataaaaaatgtggtgcacactgaataacccacgtagcgggttatttgaaagtgtgcaccacatattttatgttatttcgaatagacagaaaaaatattacggtgataattatttcttataatttaattctaaatttcattttaaaccggagtaaatcatgaaaaaacgtcacggtcacatgactatattatgtctatgggctgataaacaaaacgacgtcagccaatcagaagatgcgttacatccaaaatcaaattattgtaaattgtaagaaatatttttttcccccatatttttgtacttaaatgaGAATCTTATTATTGCTgtatgacattgtttattaattgatttgttatcaTCATTCATCAAAGGTGTTAttgttaattaaattatttaaacctTCTTggtgttttatcatgtttatcatagATGtcggaagatgtggtatgaatgccaatgagacaactctccatccaaataacaatttataaaagtaaaccattataggtcaatgtacggccttcaacacggagccttggctcacactgaacaaaaaactttaaaggGCACCAAAATTACTAGACGTGAagaaccattcaaacgggaaaaccaacggtctaatctatataaaaaaccgagaaacacgtataaattacataaacaaacgacaactactgtacatcagattatGTATGCCTATCAGAACATTGAGTCTAGCTATAGACTCATGATACTGACCTCTTGTCCCTTTGTTcaggtacaatgtacatgtacatactaTTTAGCCCCTCTTCTTATCttattatatttgttgaatGAAATGATTGTATGATACATGAATGCCTGGTCGGTTCATCTCAGTTCCAAGGTTCAAtagtcaaagttaagttttcatggttagtataaatgaaataaatattaataaaaagatgtggtacatgattgccaatgagacaattttccacATGAGACTAAATTTAAATCTcacagaaatttacaaagaCCTGTATGACCTTCAATAGTGAGTGAAACCCATATTGCATAGTAGGATATAAAAGGCCATAACCATGCTAACtgtcaaatgtaaaataattgaaaccagaaaactaatgacctgatttatgtacaaaataaagaaaacaaatttaaacaaaaataaaagtagtcATGCCAAAACAAAAGTCCAAGAACCATAACTCTGGACAAAATCATCAGACTTAAGACAAAATTCGAAATTGATAGAAATCAagtcattataaaattatataccaaatatcgaatcaatatcttcaagaacaaataaataaaaaagagtgAGAAACTGATGTCGGactgacagatggacagacaaaCTGTTTACACCTAAAATTTCTCTCCAAAATCAACATCTGTTGAGGATGGACATGGCGGATGAAAgtgaattcaaaataaatgaggCAGGAactgaatgtttttgtttttttctttttctttggtaATTTTAGGTTCTATGTtaattaaagtttgtaaaatCCAAGAGGGCAATAAAATcaagaaatgattaaaaaagtttcatcatttttattaacaggatataacaaacaaaaaaaacataacatgaACACATTGCTTACTACCTTTTGAAAAGAATTCAAAACCGAGATTGACAGTTTTTTTTGCTCTGCAAATAATTGCAGGAAATATAGTTATTAGTTTCTGTCATAAATAcagtttgttttacatttttttttgtggttttctcCCTCATTTTTTTTGGAGGCTCAGGttcaaaaaagattttataatgataacaaATGATAAGAAAATGAAGATAAATTACTTTCCATGTAAGAGTAACCCTTTCAGAAGGCGtacaccaaattttttttattcaaatatcaataataataaattaaaaaaaatagtatatcaACACCGTGTTTAACCAGATTTTGTTGCACTCCTGACACTTTCCATTTACAACAGACAGAACACTTGAAAGAAAttatatgaattataaaatgtaggttaaagtttttaaataatataatcatTTGATAATTAAAGTAAAGGTTATTTCTTTCATATTAGTGTTGATtcttttgacaaaaatacaccaagtatatattaattttgttaaaataaacttgtgttttaatttttttaaaagagttcccatgatttaaaatgttttatttttaatgacagACATGACAGACATACTGAAAATAACTATATATAATTTTAGTCATATTTTTCTATCGATTCTGCTTTTAAGCatacaaccagatgctccgcagggcgtagctttatacgaccgcagaggttgaaccctgaacagttggggcaagtatggacacaacattcaagctggattctgctctaaatttggattgtgattaaatagttgacacagcataggtttctatcacagaatgaatgtattcaaatgaacttaaaatttttgttttctcttagagcaattcactatgctgttgaatataaatcctctcaaaaaaatgtttgaagaaattttctttttatttatgaaatttcaaatgagaaaaattgaacccaattttttaatcacatccccctttcccttattccaaaactaatttcaattaaaatattctaatggagtttgcaacaattactactcatttaaatacatcataaaatattaagatgtaaaaaaactgcttgttatcactgaatggtaaagataatttaaatttatcagttggtagtaaaaagtgaatatacattgtatattgtatataacaaagatttaaattgattctggacaaagaaagataactccaattaaaaaaaaatcttgcagatatttcttgcttactttactggacaaagaaagataactcttaattaaaaaaaaaaattgctatttcacaatattgtgaaattagatatttcttgccattgcacaatactgtgcaattgaaaagacttgctattgcacaatacttaatataataattttagatcctgatttggaccaacttgaaaactgggcccataatcaaaaatctaagtacatgtttagattcagcatatcaaagaggcccaagaatttgatttttgttaaaatcaaacttagtttaattttggaccctttgcactttaatttagaccaattttaaaactggatcaaaaattaagaatctacatacacagtttgatttggcatatcaaagaactccaattattcaatttttgatgaaatcaaacaatgtttaattttggacctcgatttgggccaacttgaaaactgggccaataataaaaactctaagtacatttttagattcagcatatcaaagaaccccaaggtttcaatttttgttaaaatcaaactaagtttaattttggaccctttggaccttaatgtagaccaatttgaaaacgggaccaaaagttaagaatctacatacacagatagattcggcatattaaagaaccccaattattcaattttgatgaaatcaaaacaaagtttaattttggaccctttgggcccctttttccttaactgttgggaccaaaactcccaaaatcaataccaaccttccttttatagtcataaaccttgtgtttaaatttcatagatttctatttacttatactaacgctatggtgcgaaaaccaagaaaaatgcttatttgggtccctttttggcccctaattcctaaactgttgggatagaaactcccaaaatcaataccaaccttccttttgtggtcataaacattgtgtttacatttcattgatttctatttactttaactaaagttattgtgcgaaaaccaagaataatgcttatttggacccttttttggaccctaattcctaaactgttgaaaccaaaactcccaaaatcaatcccaacctttcttttgtggtcataaaccttgtgtcaaaatttcatagatttctattaacttaaactaaagttatagtgcgaaaacaaagaaaatgcttatttgggccctttttggcccctaattcctaaaatattgggaccaaaactcccaaaatcaataccagccttcctttaatggtcataaaccttgtgttaaaatttcatagatttctattcacttttactaaagttagagtgcgaaaactaaaagtattcggacgacgacgacgacgacgacgacgacgacgccaacgtgatagcaatatacgacgaaatttttttcaaaatttgcggtcgtataaaaatgtatacaacaATTTCAACTGATTATGTTGCATCCCTGACACTGTGTATGTACAAccattaaatacaaaatatatgaatatctTGGAATTTCCATTATTTGGTCttaataagttttaaattttggaagtTAAATTGGCATGATTAGCAAGCAAAATACATGAACAGTTTTATTTAAGAAGTGGAGGcaacaaatttgtaaatgcggcacaaatgaaaatcatttgCTCTGATAAATGAGCCTCAGATATTGGTAAACGAGAGTTTAGTATATTATAGTTTTTTATTTGCTCCATTT is a genomic window of Mytilus trossulus isolate FHL-02 chromosome 1, PNRI_Mtr1.1.1.hap1, whole genome shotgun sequence containing:
- the LOC134695656 gene encoding uncharacterized protein LOC134695656; the protein is MLSEDLQESETEESPDLHSSLPELKLWKVTKLQEWLEKHKLKKSGLKEVLVNRVYRAMSGYMDSDPDSSDENLGEDLIPVHEISNWKTLDFSDIPNGLASKDVDGYFLYQKNPTTGARLHFDRQMKKAKRLCNEGFIRDILYSDLSDFCYIKSKCLPSMKQSVSIGTSGMTAKFYSLNVCLGRKFGNIFNARCNCKAGGAGLCAHVGALLYTLVKTKDSCTSSECTWDRPRPLQRKPSPARVCDITFTKTEKETQTKKVRPYPGIYQAGPIKEIQNETFLDDILKGLENAYPQCVLYQTLRFENANIDPFLELFYPDYMFCDFVNLTRDTCVKDFTHFFDNLKVTDAISQTLEEGTRGQSVNTNWIKARKNLITASVMGEVYKRKKLVPDNLLKKICGYVTVPDRVKSIKYGRKYESVAVSQYIQKHTKECGNTTVESRGLLVNPKYPFLGASIDSLVTCNKCGVGLVEVKCPYGSDSKKEPWRNKTPIECAKDTNFCCNEVDGQLELKDTSNYMYQVQGQLGVYELNWVDFVIWTKKGISVERINFDESTWNSMLQKLKEFYIGCVIPEIFTRRVERGKPLY